The proteins below are encoded in one region of Fibrella aestuarina BUZ 2:
- a CDS encoding Y-family DNA polymerase gives MLSLVDCNNYYASCERAFNPALDHQPVGVLSNNDGCLIARSNELKALGVKIGTPHFQLKELIDAHNVKIFSSNYTLYGDMSARVMATLGRFVENVEVYSIDEAFMDLAGYESAYPDLISFAQQVRSTVLQWTRIPVSVGLAPTKTLCKVANWYAKRQAEHNGVLLLDSPAQITATLDDFAIDDLWGIGWRYAGMLKRNGIRTAAQLAALPDDWINAKLTVNGLRLAYELRGTPCKLLEVEAPAKKAICTAPSFGRGVPDLDTISQALTTHLGRAAEKLRRQDSCASSFTVFLHTNRHKRSPNPNGELAKQYYGAQSVDLPHPTASTMELVGYALAALKKVFRFGYEYQKVGIMLTGLVPAEHCQTDLFRNVPDGRMAKLSATVDKLNQRHGRDRVRLAAAGYDPSWHHKRQWMSPLYTTNWKDILGAK, from the coding sequence ATGCTGTCACTTGTGGATTGCAACAACTATTACGCGAGTTGCGAGCGGGCGTTTAACCCGGCCCTGGATCATCAACCCGTTGGCGTGCTGTCAAACAATGATGGCTGTCTCATCGCCCGGTCCAATGAATTAAAAGCGCTGGGCGTGAAAATAGGGACGCCTCACTTCCAGCTGAAGGAGCTGATCGACGCGCATAACGTTAAAATCTTCAGCAGTAATTACACGCTGTACGGCGACATGTCGGCGCGCGTAATGGCCACGCTGGGTCGGTTTGTCGAGAATGTCGAAGTGTATTCGATCGACGAAGCGTTCATGGATCTGGCCGGCTACGAATCGGCTTATCCTGATCTAATCAGCTTCGCTCAGCAGGTACGTTCGACGGTATTGCAATGGACGCGCATACCCGTTTCGGTTGGATTAGCGCCCACGAAAACACTTTGTAAAGTGGCTAACTGGTACGCTAAACGTCAGGCTGAACATAATGGCGTATTGCTACTCGATAGCCCGGCGCAAATCACCGCTACACTAGATGACTTCGCCATTGATGATTTATGGGGCATCGGCTGGCGGTACGCGGGGATGCTGAAACGAAACGGCATCCGCACGGCGGCACAACTGGCTGCGCTCCCGGATGACTGGATCAACGCGAAGTTGACCGTGAATGGGCTCCGCCTGGCTTACGAACTGCGGGGTACGCCCTGTAAATTACTGGAGGTGGAAGCACCCGCGAAAAAGGCGATCTGCACAGCCCCCAGTTTCGGACGGGGCGTACCTGATCTGGACACGATCAGCCAGGCACTAACGACACATCTGGGGCGGGCAGCCGAAAAGCTACGGAGGCAGGATTCGTGTGCTTCATCGTTCACGGTCTTTCTGCACACGAACCGGCACAAGCGATCCCCTAACCCTAACGGTGAACTGGCTAAGCAGTATTATGGGGCGCAGTCAGTGGATCTCCCTCATCCGACGGCCAGCACAATGGAGTTGGTTGGTTACGCCTTGGCGGCGTTGAAAAAGGTATTCCGGTTTGGCTACGAATACCAGAAAGTGGGTATCATGTTGACGGGCCTGGTCCCTGCGGAACACTGCCAGACCGACTTATTCCGCAACGTACCTGATGGGCGCATGGCTAAACTATCGGCTACGGTCGATAAGCTCAATCAGCGCCATGGCCGCGACCGGGTCAGACTGGCGGCCGCTGGGTATGATCCGTCATGGCATCACAAACGGCAGTGGATGTCGCCGCTTTACACAACGAATTGGAAGGACATTTTGGGAGCGAAGTAA
- a CDS encoding patatin-like phospholipase family protein: MKNALVLSGGGFKGAFQVGALARLATAGIQWDYVTGISTGALQGLLVAMDAQPELEALWQRVATDGPGVIYTSDLLPSVGGVPRFSLDVLWQELAPRLTPKTIWQLLSAKGRAKLLGDIETRANNIEALADNTPLLTLLDELLQRHALTIPFQCGAVSLHDGTYYCRSRADFASAFDFARFVKASASMPLVWPSTDTYTTTGKLYDLVDGGLRNITPLSDAIAYINAQDDSEAWRIWVVTCDNNQLGKEEPDRWSLLHTATRSLDILMTEVFSNDLDQFLTINRLVDQAERGGVTLRHATGRPYRHFEHVLIEPGYSLGNTLDASPALLTYRHQCGVEAATIALTTI; the protein is encoded by the coding sequence ATGAAAAACGCACTCGTTTTATCCGGTGGCGGCTTCAAAGGGGCCTTTCAGGTCGGCGCGTTGGCGCGGCTCGCCACGGCCGGCATCCAATGGGATTACGTCACCGGCATCAGTACCGGCGCCCTGCAGGGCCTGCTCGTTGCCATGGACGCCCAACCCGAACTGGAGGCGTTGTGGCAGCGCGTGGCCACCGATGGCCCGGGCGTGATCTATACGTCCGATCTGCTGCCGAGCGTTGGCGGCGTACCCCGTTTCTCGCTCGACGTGTTGTGGCAGGAGCTGGCCCCGCGCCTGACGCCGAAAACGATCTGGCAGCTCCTGTCGGCCAAAGGTCGGGCGAAGCTGCTGGGCGATATCGAGACGCGGGCTAACAACATCGAAGCGCTGGCCGACAACACGCCGCTGCTAACGCTGCTCGATGAGCTGCTTCAGCGCCATGCCCTGACGATTCCGTTTCAGTGCGGAGCCGTGTCGCTGCACGACGGTACGTACTACTGCCGGTCGCGGGCCGACTTCGCCTCAGCGTTCGACTTCGCCCGGTTCGTGAAAGCCTCGGCGTCGATGCCCCTAGTTTGGCCCTCGACGGATACCTACACGACGACGGGCAAGCTCTACGACCTGGTCGACGGGGGCCTGCGCAACATTACTCCGCTGTCAGATGCCATTGCCTACATCAATGCGCAGGACGACTCGGAGGCCTGGCGCATCTGGGTCGTAACCTGTGATAACAACCAGCTGGGTAAGGAAGAGCCCGACCGGTGGTCCTTGTTGCATACCGCGACGCGCAGCCTCGACATCCTGATGACCGAGGTGTTCAGTAACGACCTCGACCAGTTCCTGACCATCAACCGGCTGGTTGATCAGGCCGAACGGGGCGGCGTGACACTTCGTCACGCCACCGGAAGGCCCTACCGGCACTTCGAGCACGTGCTGATCGAACCCGGCTATAGCCTGGGCAACACGCTCGACGCCTCACCGGCGCTGCTGACCTACCGCCACCAGTGCGGTGTCGAAGCGGCCACCATCGCCCTAACCACGATCTGA
- a CDS encoding DUF2806 domain-containing protein — translation MDIKLVPFDKFIEVVSNGIGTLYKPRAIRNEADAEAYKMEVLANAEARRKLILAGADDEIAKRAAQRLVQQEVKRQQNIEAVAEKAYAYLPEAVSEEPVSPDWRTRFFNHVQDVSEKDMQDLWARILATEIAKPKSASIRLLDVLSTMSREEAIVFERMCALATQHRFVYQMNNRDLSRFGINYSDIMLLGELKLVHSSETTVQFDQRSDTIGPNGTFEGVLIPLGNKACTITRTNGSSLQAIQFINHAFTKAGEELCAIINVELNQAYLDAWVEERASKGYLVTTLFDLSVLG, via the coding sequence ATGGACATCAAGCTAGTGCCGTTCGACAAGTTTATAGAAGTCGTCTCAAATGGAATTGGTACACTCTACAAACCTAGGGCTATTCGTAATGAAGCTGACGCTGAGGCCTATAAGATGGAGGTTCTAGCTAATGCTGAAGCTAGACGTAAACTGATTCTGGCAGGTGCAGATGATGAGATTGCCAAAAGAGCAGCACAACGTCTTGTTCAGCAAGAAGTTAAAAGGCAACAGAATATAGAAGCTGTCGCTGAAAAGGCATATGCTTATTTGCCAGAAGCGGTTAGTGAAGAGCCTGTAAGTCCGGATTGGCGTACTCGATTCTTCAATCATGTACAAGATGTGTCAGAAAAAGATATGCAAGATTTATGGGCTCGTATTCTTGCAACTGAGATAGCTAAGCCAAAATCAGCAAGCATCCGATTATTAGATGTGCTTAGCACTATGTCAAGAGAAGAGGCTATTGTTTTTGAACGTATGTGTGCCTTGGCAACTCAGCATAGGTTTGTTTATCAAATGAACAACAGGGACCTTTCGCGATTTGGTATCAATTACTCAGATATTATGCTACTTGGAGAATTGAAGTTAGTTCATAGTAGTGAAACTACAGTTCAATTTGACCAGAGGTCTGATACTATAGGCCCAAATGGTACTTTCGAGGGCGTTCTTATTCCTTTAGGTAATAAAGCTTGTACTATTACTCGTACAAATGGTTCATCACTGCAAGCAATACAATTTATAAATCACGCTTTTACTAAAGCTGGAGAAGAACTTTGCGCAATTATTAATGTAGAATTGAATCAGGCTTACTTAGACGCCTGGGTTGAAGAAAGAGCGAGTAAAGGATATTTAGTCACCACTTTATTCGACTTATCAGTCTTAGGTTGA
- a CDS encoding glycoside hydrolase family 19 protein, giving the protein MVLSQTQLAQMCGSASRAALYADPINAALAEGKILSPTATAHFMAQVLHESWDLTRTYENLNYKPEAALATFNQNRIRITPAQAQLYCRTAAHKANQEAIANLVYAGMSGNGNVASGDGWRYRGRGGIQLTLKDNYAAAGKALGLNLVGQPDLAAQPDIWPRVAVWYWNSRGLTAIAETDKVGVVEDDDDVCLLIRRRVNGGKIGFTETLEKLALCKRVLHLN; this is encoded by the coding sequence ATGGTTCTGTCACAGACTCAACTCGCTCAGATGTGCGGCTCGGCCTCCCGGGCCGCGCTCTACGCCGATCCGATCAATGCGGCGCTGGCCGAGGGCAAGATCCTCTCTCCTACCGCCACGGCCCATTTTATGGCGCAGGTCCTGCACGAAAGCTGGGATTTGACGCGGACGTACGAAAACCTGAATTACAAACCCGAAGCGGCACTGGCCACGTTTAATCAGAATCGAATTCGGATCACGCCGGCACAGGCGCAATTGTACTGCCGCACCGCCGCCCACAAGGCCAATCAAGAAGCGATCGCTAACCTGGTCTACGCGGGCATGAGTGGTAACGGCAACGTAGCCAGCGGCGACGGCTGGCGCTACCGGGGCCGGGGTGGGATTCAGCTCACGCTGAAAGACAATTACGCCGCAGCGGGCAAGGCCCTTGGTCTTAACCTGGTGGGGCAACCCGATCTGGCGGCCCAACCCGACATCTGGCCACGCGTCGCGGTGTGGTACTGGAACAGCCGGGGCCTGACGGCGATCGCCGAAACCGACAAGGTCGGGGTGGTCGAAGACGATGACGACGTGTGTTTACTGATCCGCCGCCGCGTCAACGGGGGTAAGATCGGGTTCACGGAAACGCTGGAGAAACTGGCGCTGTGTAAGCGCGTGCTCCACCTCAATTAA
- a CDS encoding LexA family protein, whose amino-acid sequence MHSLPLAHTLVYIRLVPRNRLRIPFFGSLVKAGFPSPASDYIERVCDLNDLCIHNAEATYFVRVDGDSMIDEHIMPGDIMVVDCSLETVNGRIVVAWYNGAHTVKRLRTAPPLIVLEPANEKYEPIYIQPGDDFKLFGVVTFVIHKTT is encoded by the coding sequence ATGCATTCACTCCCGTTGGCTCATACGCTCGTCTACATTCGTTTAGTCCCCCGAAATCGATTACGAATTCCTTTCTTCGGCTCGCTGGTCAAAGCTGGCTTTCCCTCCCCCGCGTCAGATTATATCGAGCGGGTGTGTGATCTGAACGACCTCTGCATTCACAACGCCGAGGCTACGTACTTCGTGAGGGTGGATGGGGACAGTATGATTGACGAACACATCATGCCGGGCGACATCATGGTAGTCGATTGTTCATTAGAGACAGTGAACGGCCGGATCGTCGTCGCTTGGTACAACGGCGCGCATACTGTCAAACGGCTTCGTACCGCGCCGCCACTGATCGTATTGGAACCTGCGAATGAGAAGTATGAGCCTATCTATATTCAACCTGGCGACGATTTCAAGCTGTTTGGCGTCGTTACGTTCGTCATTCACAAAACAACCTAA
- a CDS encoding phage head spike fiber domain-containing protein — translation MKKLLLFLLLPLLAVAQLPRLPQQGQFTPSFVLDLTKGTLPSSFTCTRAGTATRFNALGQLETVAANAPRFDYDPTTYQNMNLIAPSEDYSGGIWSRTGSTVSQTAVTAPIAASVTLLTETTATSGHTLTGSNVSTAICTFSIYAKAAGRNFLWLYFGGYSGGSTWFDLASGTAVNVEGNVTAAIVNLGDGWYRCSITKKNAQNHSSVAANLANSSTATSYTGDGVSGILLTGAQLETGTVVGPYTKTTTLPVTTTTLATLKGLLIEDSRTNFVRNSEMVGAVTGTPGTLPTNWAIDQAYGSSTVRSRVAVVSELGITCVDIGLSGTTTTGNYLLVNPNGANYPCTVGQRLTFSVYVRLAGGAMGIGAKCGVQAQFFDSGNAQLSSNNSTEIDVPTGLTKLSYTTGAAPANATSCRFWIYFTGAQPTTVYTFALRFGAPQVEVGSFPSSYIPTTGSSVQRNADFVQTSTLNWFNPKQGTIVTEILTPIAANTTSNQGIFSINTGTATPRIDCRYPFTFFLNTTSISNGTGLASTIQRVSTSYRSTNYMAVSVGGGVPTTATPATYPTGLNRLQLGTLDGGASNALNGHVRRLYYYPTVVPTPYFRKVSQ, via the coding sequence ATGAAAAAGCTCCTTCTCTTTCTTCTCCTGCCTCTGCTGGCCGTGGCTCAGCTACCCCGGCTCCCGCAGCAGGGCCAGTTCACCCCGTCGTTCGTTCTGGACCTGACCAAAGGGACCCTACCCTCGTCGTTTACCTGCACCCGGGCTGGCACAGCTACCCGGTTCAACGCTCTGGGCCAACTTGAGACCGTAGCCGCCAACGCACCCCGGTTCGACTACGACCCGACTACGTACCAGAATATGAATCTCATCGCCCCGTCCGAAGACTATAGTGGTGGCATTTGGTCGCGGACGGGTTCAACGGTGTCACAAACCGCGGTTACGGCGCCAATTGCTGCCAGCGTGACGCTGCTAACGGAAACAACCGCGACAAGCGGGCATACTTTGACCGGCTCTAATGTCAGCACGGCCATTTGTACCTTTTCGATTTATGCGAAAGCGGCGGGCCGGAATTTCCTGTGGCTCTACTTTGGTGGGTATTCCGGCGGATCAACCTGGTTCGACCTGGCGAGTGGAACAGCCGTAAATGTCGAAGGCAACGTAACAGCGGCGATCGTCAATCTGGGCGACGGATGGTATCGCTGCTCAATCACGAAGAAAAACGCCCAAAACCACAGTTCGGTGGCGGCGAATCTGGCCAACAGCAGCACGGCTACCAGCTACACCGGGGACGGGGTTTCAGGCATCCTGTTAACGGGCGCACAGCTCGAAACGGGCACAGTGGTCGGTCCCTACACAAAGACAACCACCCTTCCCGTTACCACAACAACTCTCGCCACGTTGAAGGGGCTGCTCATTGAAGACAGCCGCACCAATTTTGTTCGCAATTCAGAAATGGTCGGGGCGGTCACAGGAACACCGGGTACGCTGCCGACAAACTGGGCTATAGATCAGGCTTACGGAAGTAGCACCGTACGGAGCCGGGTGGCAGTCGTTTCTGAACTAGGAATTACCTGCGTCGATATCGGGCTTTCTGGGACCACGACCACAGGTAATTATCTACTTGTCAATCCCAACGGCGCAAATTATCCGTGCACAGTGGGTCAGCGGCTAACATTTAGTGTCTATGTCAGGCTGGCAGGTGGGGCAATGGGTATCGGAGCAAAATGTGGTGTGCAGGCCCAATTTTTTGATTCGGGTAACGCGCAACTATCCAGTAACAATTCAACGGAAATCGATGTACCAACGGGGTTGACCAAGCTCAGCTATACCACAGGCGCAGCCCCGGCCAATGCGACATCGTGTAGGTTTTGGATTTACTTCACGGGGGCACAGCCAACAACGGTCTACACGTTCGCGTTGCGGTTTGGAGCGCCTCAGGTCGAGGTAGGTTCGTTTCCATCATCGTATATCCCCACGACGGGCTCGAGTGTTCAGCGCAACGCGGATTTTGTTCAAACCAGTACCCTCAACTGGTTCAACCCGAAGCAGGGTACCATCGTTACCGAAATTCTGACGCCCATAGCGGCCAACACCACCAGCAATCAGGGCATTTTCAGTATCAATACGGGTACCGCCACGCCACGTATTGACTGCCGGTACCCGTTTACGTTTTTTCTCAACACAACGAGCATCAGCAACGGCACCGGCCTAGCCAGTACCATTCAGCGAGTCTCGACAAGCTATCGTAGTACCAACTACATGGCCGTGTCGGTTGGGGGGGGTGTCCCGACCACAGCTACCCCTGCTACGTATCCGACCGGCTTGAACCGCCTCCAACTCGGCACCCTCGACGGCGGGGCAAGCAACGCCCTAAACGGCCACGTCCGACGGCTCTATTACTACCCAACTGTAGTGCCCACCCCCTACTTCCGCAAAGTCAGCCAATAG